A window of Candidatus Hydrogenedentota bacterium genomic DNA:
CGGCCTTGGCCCATTCGTCCTTTTCCTGCAGCCAGAAGGGCTTGTGCTGAAACACGAAAGTCCAGCGGACGTCCGTGTGCTTTTCGAGCACCTCCTTCACCCAGGCGAGCTGGGCGTCGCCGTAGCCTGTGCCCATGTTTTCGCCATCGTTGGAGTTGATTACCAGGAAGAGCACGTCCTGGTAGATGAAGTAATAGTGGGAGGGGCCCACCCGCTCCAGATAGACGTCGTGCCACAGTTTTCGTCCCACGTCGTGATTGCCGGGCACAAAGAAGAAGGGCACAGAAAGTGGATCAAGGAAGCCCATGAACTCGTCCCACTGGGCGTTCAGTTCCTCCTTCGTGTCCACATAGCCTTCAATGAGATCGCCCACGCTGATGACAAAGGCGGGCTGGAGCAGATCGGCCTTCTCCATCGCCTCCCGGAAAATACCCGGTCGGGGCGAGCCCGTATTGTCGGAGATCACGGCGAACTGAAAATCCGTGGGCGCGAACCGAGGCTTGTCGCTGGTCCAAGGAAGACGGTCGCCCGTCAGTTCGTGTTCAATGACGGGCGGCGGAGTCGAGCCATCGGCGGGCTGGGCGCAGACGGGGGCCGCGGCCAGGGCGATACTCAAGGCGAGAAGAGCGTTGCGCATTTCGGGCGATACCTTTCCAAAGCGGTGGATGGCCGACGGGCGGCGGGTTGGCCACCATGATGGCCCGCCGCCGGGGCCGAGTTCAACCCATCCCGCGCCCGAGGTCCCGGAGAATGGATACTTGGATTCCCGCCTTCAATCGTATTACACTTTTCAAGCTATCAACCTATCACGGTTGAGTCGCGCGCCGGCTTTCGTGCCGCCGGCGGAAGAAGGGGGATCGCTCGGGATAGCGATTCCTCCAAACACTGGGCAGACTGAGACTTGCGGGGCCGCCATCGTGCGGAGAAGCATCGGTTCGGGTGTTCGTTTCAGGACAAGTGGAGCCAGGGATGTCCCAGAAGCCAAGCATACCTCAAACGCTGTTGTATAACATGATCGTGGTGGCCCTGCTGTCCACGCTGGTGCCGGGCGCCCTGTGGATTCTCACGGAGTACAGCCGCTTCAACCAGTCCGCCGCGGTGCTGCGGGAGACCCACATTGAGGCGCGCAAGGGGCTCATGAAGGAACAGGTGGACCTTGTTGCCGGCGCGATCCAATACCGCAGCCGGCGTGCGGAACTTGAACTGGAGTCCACGCTTCGCGCACGGGTCGTCGAAGCCCACGCGGTTGCGGCGCGCCTCTATTCCACCTACCAGCAGTCCATGGAGCGCCCCGCGCTGGAGGAATTGATCCGGGAAAGTCTTCGGGGCATGCGCTATGATGACGGCCGGGGCTGCTACTTCGCTATCGCCGCCGATGGCACCCTCGAGGTTTCCACCGAACGCCCGGAGCGCGAAGCCTCCGACGGCCTGGCCTCGCCGGACGGGGCCACCGTGCGGACCCTGCTGGACCTGGGCAAGGAAAAAGGGGAAGGACACATTACCTATTCATGCCCCCCGTCAACGCCAAACGGCGCACCGAGACAGAAGGTGTCTTACGTGATGCAGTTTGCGCCGCTGGACTGGACCATCGGCACGGCGGAATACCTGGACGTCACGGAGCAGAAAATCCAACAGGAAATCCTGGCGTGGGTCGACAGCATCCGATTCGGAGACGACTACTACATCTTCGCGGGTCAGTGGGACGGTCTCAGCCTGTCGGGGCCCGCCAAGGGTCGGAATATGTTCGAGGTGACTGATCCCAACGGCGTAAAGATAGTCCAGTCACTCATTCACTGCGCCCGTGCCGGCGGCGGCTTCATTTCTTATTTCTTAGGGTGCAGTTTTAATACTACCGCTCAAGCGGCGTGCTGTAGGGCCAAGTATTCTTTCCAAAAGAGGTCCCATCGAT
This region includes:
- a CDS encoding cache domain-containing protein — its product is MSQKPSIPQTLLYNMIVVALLSTLVPGALWILTEYSRFNQSAAVLRETHIEARKGLMKEQVDLVAGAIQYRSRRAELELESTLRARVVEAHAVAARLYSTYQQSMERPALEELIRESLRGMRYDDGRGCYFAIAADGTLEVSTERPEREASDGLASPDGATVRTLLDLGKEKGEGHITYSCPPSTPNGAPRQKVSYVMQFAPLDWTIGTAEYLDVTEQKIQQEILAWVDSIRFGDDYYIFAGQWDGLSLSGPAKGRNMFEVTDPNGVKIVQSLIHCARAGGGFISYFLGCSFNTTAQAACCRAKYSFQKRSHR